One Tolypothrix bouteillei VB521301 DNA window includes the following coding sequences:
- the modA gene encoding molybdate ABC transporter substrate-binding protein, giving the protein MKKKDVFCTLIYSVVVSVFFVSCTNVNKESKFTTLTVYASTSLKSALLDIKKIYNQEHPNIIIKYKLANSGTLEKLIEEGYKGDIIITSKAKVLDNLQAKNFLLASTRQNLLGNQIVLIVPKDSKSISDFKDLTHRQIQKIAVGDTTQEASGKYAVEIFLKLGILDQVKQKFVFLSKNSEILSFIESGKANAGLVYATDAILSEGVKIVTLAPQGLHSPIIYPIAILKTSPHPSEARSFIQFLQTKRAEAVFLKYRFIVNSNISN; this is encoded by the coding sequence ATGAAAAAAAAAGATGTTTTTTGTACCTTAATTTACTCGGTTGTTGTGTCTGTATTTTTTGTTAGCTGTACTAACGTTAACAAAGAATCAAAGTTTACAACTTTAACAGTCTATGCCAGTACTAGCTTAAAAAGTGCGCTCTTAGATATTAAAAAAATTTACAACCAAGAACATCCAAATATTATTATTAAATATAAACTTGCAAATTCTGGGACTTTAGAAAAGTTAATTGAAGAGGGTTATAAAGGTGATATTATCATTACGAGTAAAGCTAAAGTTTTAGATAACTTACAAGCTAAAAATTTTCTTCTTGCAAGTACCCGTCAGAATTTATTAGGAAATCAAATAGTCTTGATTGTCCCAAAGGATAGTAAAAGTATTTCTGATTTCAAAGACTTGACTCACAGGCAAATTCAGAAAATTGCTGTAGGTGATACGACACAAGAAGCATCAGGTAAATATGCTGTGGAAATTTTCTTAAAGCTTGGAATTTTAGACCAAGTCAAACAAAAATTTGTGTTTCTGTCTAAAAATAGTGAAATATTGAGTTTTATAGAAAGTGGTAAAGCAAATGCAGGTTTAGTCTATGCAACAGATGCTATTTTATCAGAAGGAGTAAAAATTGTAACGCTTGCACCACAAGGGCTTCATTCTCCAATTATTTATCCCATAGCTATACTTAAAACTAGCCCACATCCCTCTGAAGCTAGGAGCTTTATCCAGTTTCTTCAAACCAAACGTGCTGAAGCTGTGTTTCTTAAGTATCGATTTATAGTTAATTCTAATATCTCAAATTAA
- a CDS encoding carbohydrate ABC transporter permease produces MARKTSKRWLWTLLGWLTACILFFPIFWMFLTSFKTEVAAVSTPPQLFFQPTLENYVAIQDRANYFNYAFNSVAISLGATILALLLAVPAAYAMAFFPTKRTKGTLLWMLSTKMLPPVGVLVPIYILCRNLRLLDTRIGLIIIYTLINLPIVIWMIYSFFKEVPKDILEADRMDGASTQQELVHVLLPLALPGIASTALLSIILSWNEAFWSLNLTTADAAPLTAFIASFSSPQGLFWAKLSAASTLAIAPILIFGWLSQRQLVRGLTFGAVK; encoded by the coding sequence ATGGCACGTAAAACCTCAAAGCGCTGGCTGTGGACATTACTTGGCTGGCTTACCGCTTGCATTTTGTTTTTCCCAATTTTCTGGATGTTTCTTACCAGTTTTAAAACGGAAGTAGCAGCAGTTTCTACTCCCCCTCAGCTGTTTTTTCAACCGACATTGGAAAACTATGTTGCCATCCAAGATCGGGCAAATTATTTCAATTATGCCTTTAACAGCGTAGCAATTTCCCTAGGAGCAACCATACTTGCGCTGTTGCTTGCTGTACCTGCTGCTTATGCAATGGCATTCTTCCCCACGAAGCGTACCAAGGGTACTTTACTCTGGATGCTGTCTACTAAAATGCTACCACCCGTTGGGGTGCTGGTGCCCATTTACATTTTGTGTCGCAACTTGCGGTTACTGGATACCCGCATAGGATTAATTATCATTTATACCCTGATTAATTTGCCGATTGTTATCTGGATGATCTACAGCTTCTTTAAAGAGGTTCCTAAAGATATTCTTGAAGCCGATCGCATGGATGGAGCAAGCACCCAACAAGAACTCGTTCACGTGTTGTTACCTTTAGCATTACCGGGAATTGCATCCACCGCATTGCTTTCGATCATTTTGTCTTGGAACGAAGCATTTTGGAGCCTGAACTTAACAACAGCAGACGCTGCACCACTGACAGCATTTATTGCTTCATTTTCAAGTCCTCAAGGATTGTTTTGGGCAAAACTTTCGGCAGCATCAACACTGGCGATCGCGCCTATCCTGATCTTTGGTTGGTTGAGTCAACGGCAATTAGTTCGAGGTCTTACCTTTGGGGCGGTGAAGTAA
- the xylB gene encoding xylulokinase: protein MTDIVVGIDLGTGGVRAIAVDLQGKIITQTTRSYPLCTPQPGWTEQNPSDWVEASLDALFDVTQQLEGHRAIALGLSGQMHGMVPLNGDGKAIRAAILWNDQRTGEAVAEIEATIPRQELIQRTGNPAITGFQLPKLLWLRSEEPQAYAQLWQILLPKDYLGYVLTGEPVTEPSDASGVGCLKLANRQWDTDILDALNIDPALFPPVIESTAIAGQLRSEIAARVGLPAGLPVVAGGGDNAAAAIGLGISSSNLNRGSLSIGTSGVIFAPCDRPVPDPEGRVHLFCHVDGGYHQLGVTLAAGGSLRWYRDTFAPHLSYTELMEIAERSEPGARGVLFLPHLSGERSPHLDPNTRGAFVNLSLAHTQADITRAVLEGVSFSLREVLEVIGAIAPVHQLLATGGGARSHIWLQILSNVLQTELIAPKAEEGAAYGAAILAMVGVGVYPNLEVAFKILPQDSHVVQPQANLLYETEFKRYKLLYDALKAVR from the coding sequence TTGACCGATATCGTAGTTGGCATAGACTTGGGTACGGGAGGAGTGCGGGCGATCGCAGTTGACCTACAAGGGAAAATTATCACTCAAACGACAAGAAGCTATCCCCTGTGTACTCCACAACCCGGTTGGACAGAACAGAATCCATCCGATTGGGTCGAAGCAAGTTTGGATGCTCTGTTCGATGTCACTCAACAGCTGGAGGGACACCGAGCAATTGCCCTGGGTTTGTCCGGACAAATGCACGGTATGGTTCCTCTAAATGGGGATGGCAAAGCAATTAGAGCGGCAATTTTATGGAATGACCAGCGCACGGGTGAAGCTGTGGCTGAGATTGAAGCCACTATTCCCCGTCAGGAGTTAATCCAGCGGACTGGAAATCCTGCAATTACGGGGTTCCAACTGCCAAAGCTCTTATGGTTGAGGAGTGAAGAACCACAAGCCTATGCTCAACTGTGGCAGATTCTTTTGCCAAAAGATTATTTGGGATATGTGCTCACTGGCGAGCCTGTGACGGAACCATCGGATGCATCTGGTGTTGGGTGTCTGAAACTGGCAAATCGACAATGGGATACAGATATTCTTGATGCTCTCAACATAGATCCAGCCTTGTTCCCCCCGGTGATTGAATCTACTGCGATCGCCGGACAGCTGAGATCGGAAATAGCTGCACGGGTGGGATTACCTGCAGGATTACCTGTGGTTGCAGGCGGAGGTGACAATGCAGCCGCCGCCATCGGTTTGGGTATTTCTTCAAGCAACCTGAACCGAGGGAGTTTGAGTATTGGCACATCGGGAGTTATTTTTGCACCGTGCGATCGCCCAGTACCCGATCCAGAAGGACGGGTGCATTTGTTCTGTCATGTGGATGGGGGCTATCATCAGCTGGGAGTGACACTGGCGGCTGGTGGTTCTCTGCGTTGGTACCGAGATACCTTTGCACCACATCTCTCCTATACCGAGCTGATGGAAATAGCAGAGCGATCGGAGCCCGGTGCGCGTGGTGTTCTATTTTTGCCGCACCTATCAGGTGAACGCAGTCCCCACCTCGATCCAAATACTCGGGGTGCTTTCGTGAATCTGTCATTGGCTCACACGCAAGCAGATATCACTCGTGCTGTTTTAGAGGGAGTTTCCTTCAGCCTGCGGGAAGTACTGGAAGTCATTGGTGCGATCGCACCCGTTCATCAACTCTTGGCGACAGGTGGAGGAGCACGCTCTCACATTTGGTTGCAAATTTTATCTAATGTGTTGCAAACAGAACTTATTGCTCCCAAAGCCGAAGAAGGTGCTGCTTACGGAGCAGCTATTTTGGCAATGGTGGGCGTAGGTGTTTACCCCAACTTAGAAGTTGCTTTCAAGATACTACCCCAAGATAGTCATGTGGTACAGCCGCAAGCAAATCTTTTGTATGAAACAGAGTTTAAGCGGTACAAGTTACTCTACGATGCGTTGAAAGCTGTTCGTTAA
- a CDS encoding ABC transporter ATP-binding protein, protein MSTVALRDIHKTYAETEIIKGIDLDIKDREFVVFVGPSGCGKSTLLRMIAGLEEISSGDLLIDGQKVNDVPPDKRGLAMVFQTYALYPHMTVAENMAFSLRLAGMPKAQRYERAREVARILQLEPLLNRKPKELSGGQRQRVAIGRALVRNPKVFLFDEPLSNLDAALRVQMRIELASLHDSLQATMIYVTHDQVEAMTLADKIVVLQGGIIEQVGSPLELYHHPRNLFVAGFIGSPKMNFISVTVAAVNDSGTTVRLPGDATVMIPVQPKTLSVGDRATLGIRPEHLRLDRTNSSVNGEVLVVERLGGETYLYVKIAGGDTLVVQTDGDNPAKIHDFVSIDINGELCHLFAQNGEALPKANRHHLTLDKSYEQQYQHGLSNQAE, encoded by the coding sequence ATGTCAACAGTTGCTTTAAGAGATATTCATAAAACCTATGCCGAGACTGAGATCATCAAAGGCATCGATCTTGACATCAAAGATCGCGAATTTGTTGTCTTTGTTGGTCCCTCTGGTTGTGGGAAATCGACTTTGCTCCGCATGATTGCTGGGCTTGAGGAAATCTCCTCTGGAGATTTGCTAATCGACGGGCAAAAAGTCAATGACGTACCTCCGGATAAACGCGGTTTAGCAATGGTGTTTCAAACCTATGCTTTATATCCTCACATGACCGTGGCAGAGAATATGGCGTTTAGCCTCCGCCTTGCGGGTATGCCGAAAGCCCAGAGGTATGAAAGAGCACGTGAAGTGGCTCGCATCCTCCAACTGGAGCCGCTTTTGAATCGAAAGCCCAAAGAACTATCGGGAGGACAACGTCAACGGGTGGCGATCGGTCGTGCTTTGGTGCGGAATCCCAAAGTCTTCTTGTTTGACGAGCCCCTATCTAACCTTGATGCTGCTTTGCGGGTGCAGATGCGGATTGAGCTTGCTAGCTTGCATGACAGCCTGCAAGCTACGATGATTTATGTAACCCACGACCAAGTTGAGGCTATGACCCTTGCTGACAAAATTGTGGTGTTGCAAGGCGGAATTATAGAACAAGTGGGTTCGCCACTCGAACTGTACCACCATCCCCGCAATCTATTTGTCGCGGGATTTATTGGTTCGCCCAAAATGAACTTTATCTCGGTGACGGTAGCAGCCGTCAATGACTCCGGTACAACGGTTAGACTTCCTGGGGACGCAACTGTAATGATTCCGGTGCAACCTAAAACCCTGTCAGTTGGAGATAGAGCAACATTGGGAATTCGTCCCGAACATCTGCGCCTCGATCGCACGAACTCAAGCGTGAATGGCGAGGTGTTAGTTGTAGAACGATTGGGCGGAGAAACCTATCTTTATGTCAAGATTGCGGGTGGTGACACCTTAGTCGTGCAAACAGATGGAGATAATCCTGCCAAAATACACGATTTCGTTTCTATTGACATTAACGGTGAACTTTGCCATTTGTTCGCTCAAAACGGTGAAGCCCTTCCCAAAGCCAATCGTCACCACCTAACCCTTGATAAATCTTATGAACAGCAATACCAGCACGGGCTCAGCAATCAAGCTGAATGA
- a CDS encoding mannitol dehydrogenase family protein gives MNSNTSTGSAIKLNEASLSRLANNVRVPNYDRHQITNGIVHIGVGGFHRAHQALYLDNYFHQHPGTDWGICGMGLLDFDKRMRDALKAQDCLYTLVERSPEGDRARVIGAITQYLFAPDNRQAAIEALADPKCRIVTLTITEGGYYYIEGSGEFDANHPTIQYDLQHPHEPIGVYGFLTAALARRRQQGLAPFTVLSCDNLQGNGNIARKMLTAFAQMRDPELGNWITEQVAFPNCMVDRITPATTPADIKMVAEQFNIDDAFPVVAEPFLQWVVEDKFCAGRPDWEAVGVQMTDDVHPYEMMKIRLLNASHLLIGYLGTLAGYTYVHEVMADKYIRQAVDNLMEEVTPTLQPVPGIDLDDYKKTLIERFANPKIRDQLPRLCLNSAAKMPKFVLGSLRDALQQGGALDYMSFTVAAWFRYLNGRDDRGNSIPIDDPMSGILTELALSGGSDPKPLLGLTEIFGDLSQSSRFVDSVTNHLHSLYELSARETLAQILKI, from the coding sequence ATGAACAGCAATACCAGCACGGGCTCAGCAATCAAGCTGAATGAAGCATCTCTGTCTCGTTTAGCAAATAACGTTCGCGTACCCAATTACGATCGCCACCAAATTACCAATGGCATCGTTCATATCGGTGTGGGTGGGTTTCATCGAGCACATCAAGCATTATACCTTGATAATTACTTCCACCAGCATCCCGGCACTGATTGGGGAATTTGCGGGATGGGACTGCTGGATTTTGACAAGCGGATGCGGGATGCACTGAAGGCTCAAGATTGTTTGTATACATTAGTAGAACGGTCACCAGAAGGCGATCGCGCTCGTGTTATCGGTGCAATTACGCAATATTTATTTGCGCCCGATAACCGTCAAGCAGCGATCGAGGCGTTAGCAGATCCGAAATGCCGCATTGTCACGCTGACAATTACGGAAGGGGGTTACTACTACATTGAAGGAAGCGGTGAATTCGATGCCAATCACCCGACGATCCAGTACGATTTACAGCATCCTCATGAGCCAATCGGAGTCTATGGCTTTTTGACAGCAGCACTGGCTCGTCGCCGCCAACAGGGGCTAGCACCGTTTACCGTCTTATCCTGCGACAATCTACAAGGTAACGGCAACATTGCCCGCAAAATGTTAACGGCATTTGCCCAAATGCGCGATCCTGAGTTGGGAAACTGGATTACCGAACAAGTAGCCTTCCCCAACTGCATGGTCGATCGCATTACTCCCGCCACAACCCCAGCAGATATCAAAATGGTGGCGGAACAGTTTAACATTGATGATGCCTTCCCAGTTGTTGCCGAACCGTTTCTCCAGTGGGTTGTGGAAGACAAGTTCTGTGCGGGGAGACCCGATTGGGAAGCTGTTGGCGTTCAGATGACAGATGATGTTCATCCCTACGAAATGATGAAAATCAGGTTGCTCAACGCCAGTCATTTGTTAATTGGCTATCTCGGCACTTTAGCGGGGTACACTTACGTTCATGAGGTTATGGCTGATAAATACATCCGCCAAGCAGTTGATAACTTGATGGAAGAAGTGACTCCCACACTCCAACCCGTGCCAGGAATTGATTTAGACGATTACAAAAAGACCTTAATCGAACGCTTTGCCAATCCCAAAATTCGGGATCAACTGCCGCGTCTTTGCCTCAATAGTGCCGCCAAAATGCCAAAATTTGTTCTCGGTTCGCTCCGCGATGCGTTACAGCAGGGAGGAGCGCTCGACTACATGAGCTTTACAGTTGCTGCATGGTTCCGTTACCTCAACGGACGGGATGACCGAGGTAACTCCATTCCCATTGATGACCCAATGTCCGGTATCTTGACTGAACTCGCTCTTTCCGGCGGCTCCGATCCCAAGCCATTGCTCGGCTTAACTGAAATTTTTGGCGACTTATCACAGTCGTCGCGTTTTGTCGATTCAGTGACAAACCATTTACACAGTTTGTACGAGCTGAGCGCTCGCGAAACATTAGCCCAAATTCTGAAAATTTAG
- a CDS encoding carbohydrate ABC transporter permease — protein MSSSLAVKPQRETPPPTEQRTRRQVSTLPLVAPSVVVLLLWMVVPLVMTIWFSFQRYNLLNPDARKFIGIENFTFILSDSALWTSIAITIVLVVSVLAITIGLGTLLAVLFDQDFYGRGIARVLAISPFFVMPTVSALIWKNMLMHPVNGLFAQITRALGLGAIDWFTSVPLLAIIIIVSWEWLPFALLILLTAIQSLDRDQLEAARMDGANAIAIFRFVMLPHLSRAISVVATIETIFFLTIFAEIFVTTGGGPGLATTNLAYYIFLKALLEFDVGGASAGGLIAVILANIVVIFLMRSVARNLDT, from the coding sequence ATGTCTTCTTCATTAGCGGTAAAACCTCAACGCGAAACGCCACCACCTACCGAGCAGCGTACCAGGCGACAAGTGTCAACCTTACCTTTGGTTGCTCCTTCAGTTGTTGTCCTGCTGCTGTGGATGGTTGTGCCTTTGGTGATGACGATATGGTTTTCCTTTCAGCGATATAACTTGCTGAATCCAGATGCACGAAAATTCATTGGGATTGAAAATTTTACCTTCATCCTCAGTGACTCAGCTCTGTGGACATCCATCGCCATCACAATAGTTTTGGTTGTTTCTGTCCTGGCAATCACAATCGGTCTCGGCACATTACTCGCAGTGCTATTTGACCAAGACTTCTACGGTCGTGGAATTGCACGAGTGTTGGCAATCTCTCCCTTTTTCGTGATGCCTACAGTCAGTGCCCTGATTTGGAAAAATATGCTGATGCATCCAGTGAACGGGTTGTTTGCTCAAATCACCAGGGCTTTGGGTTTGGGGGCTATTGATTGGTTTACAAGCGTTCCCCTGCTTGCCATCATCATTATTGTTTCCTGGGAATGGTTGCCCTTTGCCTTACTGATTTTGTTGACCGCTATTCAATCCCTCGATCGCGACCAGTTAGAAGCAGCCCGGATGGATGGAGCAAATGCGATCGCGATCTTTCGTTTCGTCATGTTGCCCCATCTTAGCCGCGCCATTTCGGTGGTTGCTACCATCGAGACAATTTTCTTCCTGACCATTTTTGCCGAAATCTTTGTGACCACAGGTGGCGGTCCGGGGCTAGCAACCACCAACCTTGCTTATTACATCTTCTTAAAAGCTCTGTTGGAATTTGATGTAGGTGGTGCTTCAGCGGGTGGATTAATTGCTGTGATTCTTGCCAACATCGTAGTTATCTTTCTCATGCGTAGTGTTGCTCGTAATTTGGATACCTAA
- a CDS encoding sensor histidine kinase encodes MSVKQTFISLLTFKYKFNLKYLFNRLGIRQKITYGYALAIGIAMLGATAGKLIENYYQEQAKKQLVESQEIILLLNNLQASTLRAHTQTPKLIYFLAEPVRLELEYSRFLEYINAVNELLYQTKTSLNSLELNPKDNRKEVKIKIIKDSIKIYIDSIQDYAKRLEFLEKKSPSDLNTNTVDSVSLNSATKKSKKLDLAVNKVSQEMSLLIAEIQGKEAQKTLKALDRAKAIGTMILAIALILAAGLATLLAMYTSWMIASPIEATTKIAQQVTRESNFTIFAPVTTEDEVGQLTTSLNQLIQRVSDYTEELSLAQSQLIQTEKMSSLGQMVAGIAHEINNPINFIYGNIEHTKNYVQDLLDIINIYQEKYPQVETEIEEKIEDIELEFIISDLPKILGSMKMGVERIRQLVLSLRNFSRLDEAEVKSVDLHEGIDNTLLILSNRIKDNIVVVKKYGDLPLVECYPAQINQVFMNLLSNAIDALSNASQQLEKQIVIQTKLINSNSIQVDIQDNGVGIPLEIQNKIFDPFFTTKPVGSGTGLGLSICYQIIEKHQGKISVKSQQNQGTELTVLLPIQQIHS; translated from the coding sequence ATGTCTGTTAAGCAAACATTTATCTCGCTACTCACCTTTAAGTATAAATTCAACTTAAAATATTTGTTTAATCGACTGGGTATTCGACAAAAAATTACCTATGGATATGCTCTTGCTATTGGAATTGCAATGCTAGGCGCGACTGCTGGAAAACTTATAGAAAATTATTATCAGGAGCAAGCAAAAAAACAACTCGTTGAGTCTCAAGAAATTATCTTACTTCTAAATAATTTACAAGCATCTACATTACGAGCCCATACTCAAACACCAAAACTCATTTATTTCTTAGCTGAGCCAGTTAGGTTAGAGTTAGAATACTCTCGTTTTTTAGAATATATTAATGCTGTCAATGAACTGCTTTATCAAACTAAAACTTCTTTAAATTCTTTAGAATTAAATCCAAAGGACAATCGCAAAGAAGTGAAAATAAAAATAATTAAAGATTCAATCAAAATTTATATTGATTCCATTCAAGATTATGCTAAAAGATTAGAATTTTTAGAAAAAAAATCTCCATCTGATTTAAACACAAATACAGTTGATTCAGTATCTTTAAATAGCGCAACTAAGAAAAGCAAAAAACTTGACTTAGCAGTTAATAAAGTTTCACAAGAAATGTCATTGCTCATTGCCGAAATTCAAGGCAAAGAAGCTCAAAAAACTCTGAAAGCCTTAGATCGAGCTAAAGCAATAGGAACAATGATTCTAGCGATCGCTTTAATATTAGCAGCAGGGCTTGCTACTCTATTAGCTATGTACACTAGCTGGATGATTGCGTCTCCTATCGAAGCAACTACCAAAATTGCCCAACAAGTCACAAGAGAATCGAATTTTACCATCTTTGCGCCCGTGACAACAGAAGATGAAGTTGGTCAATTAACGACATCACTCAATCAGCTGATCCAAAGAGTTTCAGACTATACTGAAGAATTGAGTCTTGCTCAAAGCCAGTTGATCCAAACTGAAAAAATGTCCAGTCTCGGACAGATGGTTGCTGGTATTGCCCATGAAATCAATAACCCAATTAACTTTATCTATGGCAATATCGAACATACTAAAAACTACGTTCAAGATTTGTTAGACATCATAAATATTTACCAGGAGAAATATCCTCAAGTCGAGACTGAAATTGAGGAAAAAATTGAGGATATTGAGCTAGAATTTATCATTTCTGATTTGCCCAAAATTTTAGGATCTATGAAAATGGGTGTGGAACGCATTCGCCAACTTGTGTTATCTTTAAGAAACTTTTCCCGCCTTGATGAAGCAGAAGTAAAGTCTGTTGACTTGCATGAAGGAATTGATAATACACTCTTAATTCTCAGCAATCGTATTAAAGATAATATTGTAGTTGTTAAAAAATATGGAGATTTACCATTAGTAGAGTGCTATCCAGCCCAGATTAACCAAGTGTTTATGAACCTCCTTAGTAATGCAATTGATGCTTTAAGCAACGCTTCTCAACAATTAGAAAAACAAATTGTGATTCAAACAAAACTGATTAACTCAAACTCCATTCAAGTAGACATTCAAGATAACGGAGTTGGTATTCCTTTGGAAATTCAAAACAAAATTTTCGATCCTTTTTTTACTACAAAACCAGTTGGTTCTGGGACTGGCTTGGGGTTATCTATTTGCTATCAAATTATAGAAAAGCATCAAGGCAAAATTTCAGTCAAATCGCAACAAAACCAAGGAACAGAATTAACCGTCCTTCTTCCAATTCAACAGATACATTCTTAA
- the modA gene encoding molybdate ABC transporter substrate-binding protein, with product MKCSFYLSLGILSLVLVSCGKQETKTISLNVSAGQSLKPAMTEIKKIYTQQQPNVSIAYQFSSGGFLKDSIQKGEPIDIFFTGGSEFLDDLQSKGFLLEKTRKQLLSNRLVLIVPKNSTGISSFKDLSGKQVKTVAVGNFKTTSPGQHAEQILKSLKILDLVKPKLVFTEFSFGVARLIEMRQADAGIIYATDAINANQIKIVAIAPKDSHLPSIYSVAVLKASKHIPEAKEFIQFLGSTQASAVFVKYGFAMAKDEQARK from the coding sequence ATGAAATGCAGTTTTTATCTTTCCTTAGGAATCTTATCTCTAGTTTTAGTCAGTTGTGGAAAACAGGAGACAAAAACAATTAGTTTAAACGTCTCAGCAGGTCAAAGTTTAAAACCTGCTATGACTGAAATCAAAAAAATTTATACTCAGCAGCAACCAAATGTATCCATTGCTTATCAGTTTAGTAGTGGTGGTTTCTTGAAAGACTCAATTCAGAAGGGAGAACCTATAGATATTTTCTTTACAGGAGGCTCTGAATTTTTAGATGATTTGCAGTCCAAAGGGTTTCTGCTTGAAAAAACTCGCAAACAGTTACTTAGTAACAGATTAGTTTTGATTGTACCTAAGAATTCTACTGGTATATCTTCATTCAAAGATTTGTCTGGTAAACAAGTTAAGACGGTTGCTGTGGGTAACTTTAAGACTACAAGTCCTGGTCAACACGCAGAACAAATCCTAAAATCTTTAAAGATTTTAGACCTGGTAAAACCAAAATTAGTTTTTACTGAATTTAGTTTTGGTGTAGCTCGTTTGATAGAGATGAGACAAGCCGATGCAGGTATTATTTATGCTACGGACGCCATAAACGCAAATCAAATTAAGATTGTTGCGATCGCACCTAAAGACTCTCATTTGCCCAGTATCTACAGTGTAGCAGTCCTTAAGGCTAGCAAGCATATTCCTGAAGCTAAAGAGTTTATCCAATTTTTAGGAAGTACTCAAGCGAGTGCTGTGTTTGTGAAATATGGATTTGCGATGGCAAAGGACGAGCAAGCTAGAAAATAG